The following coding sequences lie in one Pseudoxanthomonas sp. SE1 genomic window:
- a CDS encoding SUMF1/EgtB/PvdO family nonheme iron enzyme, producing MNSPTSPDPSDVPDAADALPSPVKTEYKFSHVTTQRYLPTPGKAPGWPFADIGQWKIDANASADDWVAELKDWRREHLTRIGYDDANYRRPELQWAQRNFVHAQVMVEDRYLYDPVAGRYTVDRYLDDLEARFGGLDSVLLWCVYPNIGVDDRNQFDFARSLPGGLEALRGAIDDFHRRGVRVFLTTMPWDNGTRDEGDPDWQAIAKIVKAVGADGINGDTYNGVPRAFFDACDALGHPVVVQPESTISAEEHLIWNVQSWGKKAPNEVVPPVAKFKWLEPRHMINYENRWGRDRNHDLQYIFFNGVGYNAWENVWGLWNQLTSRDAESLRRIAAIYRRFPSLLVSLDWRPYERTLQAGIFASRFPGEGRTLWTLVNRHEYVIAGEQLAVPHVDGTRYIDLWNGIPLSPRIIDGQAILETTLEGRGFGALLALRDGVQEESLDAFLTQMAKHAATPLASLSAQWTALPQTLQEIAPTKPHAVAPDGMVTVPAGEFLFAVQGIEIEGQVWEGVDVQFPWEPTARRHHRHRMQVAAFHIDRHLVTNAQFKVFIDATGYVPRDAQHFLRDWRNGSPQAGWENKPVTWVSLEDARAYAAWAGKRLPHGWEWQYAAQGTDGRLYPWGDAWRDDAAPPVFRGRTLPPPADVGAYPAGASPFGVMDLVGHVWQWTDEFHDEHTRAAIVRGGSDYEPRTSHWYFPQAKRLDQHGKLLLMAPGKDRSGRIGFRCVVDAA from the coding sequence ATGAACTCCCCCACGTCCCCCGATCCTTCCGACGTACCGGACGCCGCCGACGCGCTGCCATCGCCGGTGAAGACCGAGTACAAGTTTTCCCACGTCACCACCCAGCGCTACCTGCCCACGCCCGGCAAGGCGCCGGGCTGGCCGTTCGCCGACATCGGCCAGTGGAAGATCGATGCCAACGCCTCGGCCGACGATTGGGTGGCCGAGCTGAAGGACTGGCGTCGCGAACACCTGACCCGCATCGGCTACGACGACGCCAACTACCGCCGGCCGGAGCTGCAGTGGGCGCAGCGCAACTTCGTGCATGCGCAGGTCATGGTCGAGGATCGGTATCTCTACGACCCTGTTGCCGGTCGCTACACCGTTGATCGCTATCTGGACGATCTGGAAGCGCGCTTCGGCGGCCTGGACAGCGTGCTGTTGTGGTGCGTGTATCCCAACATCGGCGTGGATGACCGCAACCAGTTCGATTTCGCGCGCAGTCTGCCCGGCGGGCTGGAGGCGCTGCGTGGCGCCATCGACGATTTCCACCGTCGCGGCGTGCGCGTGTTCCTCACCACCATGCCGTGGGACAACGGCACCCGCGACGAAGGCGATCCCGACTGGCAGGCCATCGCGAAGATCGTCAAGGCGGTCGGCGCGGACGGCATCAACGGCGATACCTACAACGGCGTGCCGCGCGCGTTCTTCGACGCCTGCGATGCGCTGGGCCATCCGGTGGTGGTGCAGCCGGAATCCACGATCAGCGCCGAGGAGCACCTGATCTGGAACGTGCAGAGCTGGGGCAAGAAGGCGCCGAACGAAGTCGTGCCGCCGGTGGCGAAGTTCAAGTGGCTGGAACCGCGCCACATGATCAACTACGAGAACCGCTGGGGCCGCGACCGCAACCACGACCTGCAATACATCTTCTTCAACGGTGTGGGCTACAACGCGTGGGAGAACGTCTGGGGCCTGTGGAACCAGTTGACCTCGCGCGATGCCGAATCGCTGCGCCGGATCGCCGCGATCTACCGCCGCTTCCCATCATTGCTGGTCAGCCTGGATTGGCGCCCCTACGAGCGCACGCTGCAGGCCGGCATCTTCGCCAGCCGCTTCCCGGGCGAGGGCCGCACGCTGTGGACGCTGGTGAATCGCCACGAGTACGTGATCGCGGGTGAACAGCTTGCCGTGCCGCATGTGGACGGCACGCGCTACATCGACCTGTGGAACGGTATCCCGTTGTCGCCGCGCATCATCGATGGTCAGGCAATCCTGGAGACGACGCTGGAAGGCCGCGGCTTCGGCGCGCTGCTGGCGCTGCGCGACGGCGTGCAGGAAGAAAGTCTGGACGCTTTCCTGACGCAGATGGCGAAGCATGCCGCTACGCCGCTGGCATCGCTGTCCGCGCAATGGACCGCGTTGCCGCAGACCCTGCAGGAGATCGCGCCGACCAAGCCGCACGCTGTCGCACCCGACGGCATGGTGACGGTCCCGGCGGGCGAGTTCCTGTTCGCCGTGCAGGGCATCGAGATCGAAGGACAGGTGTGGGAGGGCGTCGACGTGCAGTTCCCTTGGGAGCCGACCGCGCGTCGCCACCATCGCCATCGCATGCAGGTCGCGGCGTTCCACATCGACCGCCACCTGGTGACGAATGCGCAGTTCAAAGTATTCATCGACGCCACCGGTTATGTGCCGCGCGACGCACAGCACTTCCTGCGCGACTGGCGCAACGGTTCGCCGCAGGCCGGCTGGGAGAACAAGCCCGTCACTTGGGTGTCGCTGGAAGATGCGCGCGCCTATGCGGCGTGGGCGGGCAAGCGGCTGCCGCACGGATGGGAATGGCAGTACGCGGCGCAGGGCACGGACGGCCGCCTGTATCCGTGGGGCGATGCCTGGCGCGACGATGCCGCACCGCCGGTATTCCGCGGCCGCACCTTGCCGCCGCCGGCCGACGTCGGTGCGTATCCTGCCGGCGCCAGCCCATTCGGCGTGATGGATCTGGTGGGCCATGTATGGCAGTGGACCGACGAGTTCCACGACGAGCACACGCGCGCCGCCATCGTGCGCGGCGGCAGCGACTACGAGCCGCGCACCTCGCACTGGTACTTCCCGCAGGCCAAGCGGCTGGACCAGCACGGCAAGCTGCTGCTGATGGCGCCGGGCAAGGACCGCTCCGGGCGTATCGGCTTCCGTTGCGTGGTGGATGCCGCATGA
- a CDS encoding beta-L-arabinofuranosidase domain-containing protein, protein MTTTTTAAGSSSVVLGGILGAALDANLRGRLSHFITAPDSPAIVLFSPEHRARNTEGDWYGEHAGKWLSAAARAYARSGDAALGENLRGVADYLLSVQEADGYLGTYAEERRFTHPQPPKPLSWDGAPALRTWDIWVHAYLILGLVETARALHDPRYTRAAERIADLCAQALASGIDITTLGNHHGMSATVLMDAALELHEETGDPRFLALARQVLEQANAHPALRLLPALEAGADASEIATGKAYQLLWNLVALVKLCRATGDAGLRDVLERIWQNIREHHLTLGGGPWGGVAHRSREVFNARGSFSPNAYVETCSLLSWTQFNRELLQLTGEARFAEEIERTAYNDLLGAHAPNGEDWCYYSFPNGRRVHTTYWRCCKSSGAMALEELPSIAYTQAGNAVSLNLYGPGEASLVHPRAGALRLRQHTTYPFDGTVSLHVEPEHDASFEVRLRVPSWAQGATVSVNGEAVDADVVPGTFASVTRRWSAGDLLTIVFPLRPVLHHHALRNVQESRAPDGGEVRQQVLDLRYVGLTRGALVYATELIDGFKTEETIRLPDGPQDDWLQVLPVSDGEDGAGIAMQLGYRAPLLFWPYYRAGGREDGAWRLTWLALPPA, encoded by the coding sequence ATGACGACGACCACCACCGCGGCCGGGTCGTCCTCCGTCGTGCTTGGCGGCATCCTCGGCGCAGCCCTCGATGCCAACCTGCGTGGCCGCCTCTCGCACTTCATCACCGCGCCGGACAGTCCCGCCATCGTGCTGTTCTCGCCCGAGCATCGCGCGCGAAACACCGAAGGCGACTGGTACGGCGAGCACGCCGGCAAATGGCTGTCGGCCGCGGCCCGCGCCTACGCCCGCAGCGGCGATGCGGCGTTGGGGGAGAACCTGCGTGGTGTCGCCGACTACCTGCTCTCCGTGCAGGAAGCCGACGGCTACCTGGGCACCTACGCGGAAGAACGCCGCTTCACCCATCCTCAGCCGCCGAAGCCGCTGAGCTGGGATGGCGCACCGGCGCTGCGCACCTGGGACATCTGGGTGCATGCCTACCTGATCCTCGGCCTGGTCGAAACCGCGCGCGCGTTGCACGACCCGCGCTACACGCGGGCCGCCGAACGCATCGCCGACCTCTGCGCGCAGGCACTGGCCTCCGGCATCGACATCACCACCCTCGGCAACCATCACGGCATGTCGGCCACCGTGCTGATGGACGCGGCCCTGGAACTGCACGAAGAGACCGGCGACCCACGCTTCCTCGCGCTGGCGCGCCAGGTGCTGGAGCAGGCGAACGCGCACCCGGCGCTGCGCCTGCTGCCTGCGCTGGAAGCTGGCGCCGACGCCTCCGAGATCGCCACCGGCAAGGCCTACCAGTTGCTGTGGAACCTGGTCGCGCTGGTCAAGCTGTGCCGCGCCACGGGCGATGCCGGCTTGCGCGACGTGCTGGAGCGCATCTGGCAGAACATCCGCGAACACCACCTGACCCTCGGCGGCGGGCCCTGGGGCGGCGTCGCCCATCGTTCACGCGAAGTGTTCAACGCGCGCGGCAGCTTCAGCCCGAATGCCTACGTGGAAACCTGCTCGCTGCTGTCGTGGACCCAGTTCAACCGCGAACTGCTGCAACTCACCGGCGAGGCGCGCTTCGCCGAAGAGATCGAGCGCACCGCCTACAACGATCTGCTCGGTGCCCACGCGCCCAATGGCGAGGACTGGTGCTACTACTCGTTCCCGAACGGACGGCGCGTGCATACCACTTACTGGCGTTGCTGCAAGTCCAGCGGCGCGATGGCGTTGGAAGAACTGCCGTCCATCGCGTATACGCAGGCCGGCAATGCGGTGAGCCTCAATCTGTACGGGCCGGGCGAAGCGAGTCTGGTGCATCCGCGCGCGGGCGCATTGCGGCTGCGCCAGCACACCACGTATCCATTCGACGGTACCGTGTCGCTGCACGTCGAGCCGGAGCATGACGCCAGCTTCGAAGTGCGCCTGCGCGTGCCCTCATGGGCACAGGGCGCCACCGTCAGCGTGAATGGCGAGGCGGTGGACGCGGACGTGGTGCCCGGCACCTTCGCCAGCGTGACACGGCGCTGGAGCGCGGGCGACCTGCTGACCATCGTGTTCCCGCTGCGGCCGGTCCTGCACCACCACGCGCTGCGCAACGTGCAGGAGTCGCGCGCGCCGGACGGGGGTGAGGTCAGGCAGCAGGTGCTGGACCTGCGCTACGTCGGCCTGACGCGCGGTGCGCTGGTCTACGCCACCGAACTGATCGATGGCTTCAAGACCGAGGAGACCATCCGGCTGCCGGATGGCCCCCAGGACGATTGGCTGCAGGTGCTGCCCGTCAGCGACGGCGAAGATGGCGCGGGCATCGCCATGCAACTGGGGTATCGCGCGCCCCTGCTGTTCTGGCCCTACTACCGCGCGGGCGGCCGCGAGGATGGTGCATGGCGCCTCACCTGGCTGGCGTTGCCACCGGCATGA
- a CDS encoding CoA transferase: MDNASPFRSRLRQGPAGPLSGVKVLDLSAYIAGPYGCTLLADQGADVIKVEPPDGDNLRQYPSTLEKESRAFLGVNRSKQGVVLDLKQPAGHAALLRLVREADVLVHNFRPSVPKRLGIDFDRLSVINPRLIYCAVTGYGEHGPMKDKAGYDQVLQTMTGMCTLQGKRGGAPEIIYGSVVDYYAAALLAAGVSSALYERERSGLGQFVGVSLLRSALTMQSARMIWAEGEALDIGRDMRSGGVTGIHPAREGYLYLSANTQRFWKALCRLTGLDALADDPRYDTVRKRAQHAAGIVPQLHAALQARSAMEWEAHFGDEVPCAAARRVEDMFEHPQVLAEDMVAEIAHPVVGSYRGVTRPIAFGRTPGPAPFAAPTFDQDAEYVLGAPAPQARDAG, encoded by the coding sequence ATGGACAACGCGTCTCCCTTCCGTTCGCGTCTTCGCCAGGGTCCGGCGGGGCCGCTCAGCGGCGTGAAGGTGCTCGACCTGAGCGCCTACATCGCCGGCCCCTACGGCTGCACGCTGCTGGCCGACCAGGGCGCCGACGTCATCAAGGTGGAGCCGCCGGACGGCGACAACCTGCGCCAGTACCCGTCCACCCTGGAGAAGGAGAGCCGGGCATTCCTCGGCGTGAACCGCAGCAAGCAGGGCGTGGTGCTGGACCTGAAGCAGCCCGCCGGGCACGCCGCGCTGCTGCGGCTGGTGCGCGAAGCCGACGTGCTGGTGCACAACTTCCGTCCCAGCGTGCCGAAGCGGCTCGGGATCGACTTCGACCGTCTGTCGGTGATCAATCCGCGCCTGATCTACTGCGCGGTCACCGGCTATGGCGAGCACGGGCCGATGAAGGACAAGGCCGGCTACGACCAGGTGCTGCAGACCATGACCGGCATGTGCACGCTGCAGGGCAAGCGCGGCGGCGCCCCCGAAATCATCTACGGTTCCGTGGTGGACTACTATGCGGCCGCGCTGCTCGCCGCCGGCGTGTCGTCGGCGCTGTACGAACGCGAACGCAGTGGGCTTGGCCAGTTCGTCGGCGTGTCGCTGCTGCGCAGCGCGTTGACCATGCAGTCGGCGCGCATGATCTGGGCCGAAGGCGAGGCCCTGGACATCGGCCGCGACATGCGGTCCGGCGGCGTCACCGGCATCCATCCCGCCCGCGAGGGTTACCTGTACCTGTCCGCGAACACGCAGCGTTTCTGGAAGGCGCTGTGCCGGCTGACCGGGCTGGATGCACTGGCGGACGATCCACGCTACGACACCGTGCGCAAGCGTGCCCAGCACGCCGCCGGGATCGTGCCGCAGCTGCATGCGGCGTTGCAGGCGCGCAGCGCGATGGAGTGGGAAGCGCACTTCGGCGACGAGGTGCCCTGTGCGGCCGCGCGTCGCGTCGAGGACATGTTCGAACATCCGCAGGTGCTGGCCGAAGACATGGTGGCGGAGATCGCGCATCCCGTCGTCGGCAGCTACCGCGGCGTCACCCGGCCGATCGCGTTCGGTCGCACGCCCGGGCCAGCGCCATTCGCGGCGCCCACCTTCGACCAGGATGCGGAGTACGTGCTGGGTGCACCTGCGCCGCAGGCGCGCGACGCAGGCTGA